From the Salmo trutta chromosome 30, fSalTru1.1, whole genome shotgun sequence genome, one window contains:
- the LOC115169001 gene encoding keratin, type I cytoskeletal 18 isoform X1 yields the protein MSVKRSSVRGPGSGYSHSITRSSAAPAYRAASTYGGAGGQGTRISSVSYSGVRSGMGGMGMGGSGGSMSSSIQVSASGDTANIMGNEKFAMQNLNDRLASYLEMVRNLEQANGKLELKIREAMEKRGPGVNDYSRYNAILDDLRKKVFDATKDNARLCLQIDNARLAADDFRVKFESELSIRQSVEADIVGLRKVIDDTNMGRMNLESEIESLKEELIFLKKNHDNEVMEMRNMISQSGVQVDVDAPKGQDLAAIMAEVRAKYEKEALKNQEELKAWHETRITEVQSVVSQNTEALQGAHTEFNDLRRQLQTLEIELDSQKSLKGSLEGTLRDTEMRYNMEMESLNNILVGLESELTNLRSNIQQQTQEYEHLLNIKMKLEAEIATYRRLLDGGDFKLQDALEDQRTVKTKVMTVTQTLVDGKVVSSSTETKERKL from the exons ATGAGTGTCAAACGAAGCAGCGTCAGGGGACCTGGTAGTGGGTACAGCCACTCCATCACTCGCAGCTCTGCTGCTCCCGCCTACCGGGCCGCCAGCACCTATGGTGGGGCTGGGGGTCAGGGGACCCGCATCTCTTCTGTGTCCTACTCAGGTGTGCGCAGTGGGATGGGAGGGATGGGGATGGGAGGATCCGGGGGCTCCATGTCCAGCAGCATCCAGGTGAGCGCCAGCGGGGACACCGCCAACATCATGGGCAATGAGAAGTTTGCCATGCAGAACCTCAACGACCGTCTGGCCTCTTACCTGGAGATGGTGAGGAACCTGGAGCAGGCCAATGGCAAACTGGAGCTGAAGATCAGGGAGGCCATGGAGAAGAGAGGCCCAGGCGTCAACGACTACAGCCGCTACAACGCCATCTTGGATGACCTGAGGAAGAAG GTGTTTGATGCCACAAAAGACAACGCCCGTCTGTGTCTTCAGATCGACAATGCACGCTTGGCTGCTGATGACTTCAGGGTGAA GTTTGAGTCCGAGCTGTCCATCCGGCAGTCTGTTGAAGCTGACATTGTTGGCCTGAGGAAGGTCATTGATGACACCAACATGGGCCGCATGAACCTGGAGAGCGAGATCGAGTCTCTTAAGGAGGAGCTCATCTTCCTAAAGAAGAACCACGACAAC GAGGTGATGGAGATGCGTAACATGAtctcccagtctggagtgcaggTGGATGTGGATGCTCCTAAGGGACAGGACCTGGCCGCTATCATGGCTGAGGTCCGAGCCAAGTATGAGAAGGAGGCCCTGAAGAACCAGGAGGAGCTCAAAGCATGGCACGAAACACGG ATCACAGAGGTGCAGTCTGTGGTGTCACAGAACACAGAGGCCCTGCAGGGCGCCCACACGGAGTTCAACGACCTCCGCAGACAGCTACAGACACTGGAGATTGAGCTGGACTCACAGAAGAGCTTG aAAGGTTCTCTGGAGGGAACCCTGCGCGACACAGAGATGCGCTACAACATGGAGATGGAATCCTTGAACAACATCCTCGTGGGTCTGGAGTCTGAGCTGACCAACCTCCGCTCCAACATCCAGCAGCAGACGCAGGAGTACGAGCACCTGCTCAACATCAAGATGAAGCTGGAGGCGGAGATCGCCACATACAGAAGACTGCTGGACGGAGGAGACTTCAA gCTCCAGGATGCTCTGGAGGACCAGCGCACAGTGAAGACCAAGGTGATGACCGTCACACAGACTCTGGTGGATGGGAAAGTTGTCTCCTCCAGCACAGAGACCAAGGAGAGGAAACTGTGA
- the LOC115169001 gene encoding keratin, type I cytoskeletal 18 isoform X2: MSVKRSSVRGPGSGYSHSITRSSAAPAYRAASTYGGAGGQGTRISSVSYSGVRSGMGGMGMGGSGGSMSSSIQVSASGDTANIMGNEKFAMQNLNDRLASYLEMVRNLEQANGKLELKIREAMEKRGPGVNDYSRYNAILDDLRKKVFDATKDNARLCLQIDNARLAADDFRVKFESELSIRQSVEADIVGLRKVIDDTNMGRMNLESEIESLKEELIFLKKNHDNEVMEMRNMISQSGVQVDVDAPKGQDLAAIMAEVRAKYEKEALKNQEELKAWHETRITEVQSVVSQNTEALQGAHTEFNDLRRQLQTLEIELDSQKSLKGSLEGTLRDTEMRYNMEMESLNNILVGLESELTNLRSNIQQQTQEYEHLLNIKMKLEAEIATYRRLLDGGDFK, translated from the exons ATGAGTGTCAAACGAAGCAGCGTCAGGGGACCTGGTAGTGGGTACAGCCACTCCATCACTCGCAGCTCTGCTGCTCCCGCCTACCGGGCCGCCAGCACCTATGGTGGGGCTGGGGGTCAGGGGACCCGCATCTCTTCTGTGTCCTACTCAGGTGTGCGCAGTGGGATGGGAGGGATGGGGATGGGAGGATCCGGGGGCTCCATGTCCAGCAGCATCCAGGTGAGCGCCAGCGGGGACACCGCCAACATCATGGGCAATGAGAAGTTTGCCATGCAGAACCTCAACGACCGTCTGGCCTCTTACCTGGAGATGGTGAGGAACCTGGAGCAGGCCAATGGCAAACTGGAGCTGAAGATCAGGGAGGCCATGGAGAAGAGAGGCCCAGGCGTCAACGACTACAGCCGCTACAACGCCATCTTGGATGACCTGAGGAAGAAG GTGTTTGATGCCACAAAAGACAACGCCCGTCTGTGTCTTCAGATCGACAATGCACGCTTGGCTGCTGATGACTTCAGGGTGAA GTTTGAGTCCGAGCTGTCCATCCGGCAGTCTGTTGAAGCTGACATTGTTGGCCTGAGGAAGGTCATTGATGACACCAACATGGGCCGCATGAACCTGGAGAGCGAGATCGAGTCTCTTAAGGAGGAGCTCATCTTCCTAAAGAAGAACCACGACAAC GAGGTGATGGAGATGCGTAACATGAtctcccagtctggagtgcaggTGGATGTGGATGCTCCTAAGGGACAGGACCTGGCCGCTATCATGGCTGAGGTCCGAGCCAAGTATGAGAAGGAGGCCCTGAAGAACCAGGAGGAGCTCAAAGCATGGCACGAAACACGG ATCACAGAGGTGCAGTCTGTGGTGTCACAGAACACAGAGGCCCTGCAGGGCGCCCACACGGAGTTCAACGACCTCCGCAGACAGCTACAGACACTGGAGATTGAGCTGGACTCACAGAAGAGCTTG aAAGGTTCTCTGGAGGGAACCCTGCGCGACACAGAGATGCGCTACAACATGGAGATGGAATCCTTGAACAACATCCTCGTGGGTCTGGAGTCTGAGCTGACCAACCTCCGCTCCAACATCCAGCAGCAGACGCAGGAGTACGAGCACCTGCTCAACATCAAGATGAAGCTGGAGGCGGAGATCGCCACATACAGAAGACTGCTGGACGGAGGAGACTTCAAGTGA